Sequence from the Parvicella tangerina genome:
AGAGAGCCATCACTGAGATAAAAATAAAAAGGGCTCAACGGATGTTGAACCCTTCAGAAAAATTAGTCTGAATGTTATTTTTTCAAATCGAACTTGTCAATTGCTTCTTCGGTGAAAAGAATAATGTGAGCTTCAGCCCAGTCTCTCGCAATACTTTCATTTTCTTCCTTGGTTAACGTAACGTCATATCTAGGGAATTCAGGATGAATCTGTCCATCTTTGAAGTAATCTTCAAGCTTTGGCTTCTTGATGATATACTCCTTGCTGCTGGCTCTTTCTTTTGATATCTTTTCAGTGTTTATAGTTGTGTTCTGAGCTAAAGAAACAGACGCTATTAAAAGTCCTGATAATAAAATTGTAAGTTTTAAGCTTTTCATTTCTAGTTGTTTGAGGATAAAATAAAAAAAATTATGCAGTTTCCAAAGTTGCACTGGAAGTTGGGAATTTGCGATCTACTTTTTTGAATAATCCTTGAAGCACTTTTCCAGGACCTACCTCAATCACTTCTTCACATCCGTCTGCAATCATATTTTGCATGGTCTGGGTCCACCTAACTGGAGCTGTTAATTGCGCAATTAGATTCTCTTTAATAGCTGTAGGGTCAGTAACCCCCTTAGCAGTCACATTTTGATAAACAGGACATTTGGGTGTTGAAATATCCGTTTTTTCGATAGCTGCTGCCAGCGAAGTTCTTGCCGGTTCCATTAGTGGAGAGTGAAATGCTCCTCCGACAGGAAGTACTAAGGCTCTTTTAGCCCCCGCTTCTTTTAACTTTTCACAGGCTTCATTAATAGCATCTACTGCACCTGAAATAACTAACTGACCAGGGCAGTTATAGTTAGCTGCTACAACAACCCCATCAATTGCCTCACAGGTTTCTTCCACAACTGAGTCCTCTAAACCTAAAATTGCCGCCATAGTAGATGGCTCAGCTTCACAAGCTTTTTGCATAGCTAGGGCTCTTGCAGAAACCAATCTAAGTCCATCTTCAAAGTTCATCGCTCCAGCGGCAACCAAAGCAGAAAACTCCCCTAAAGAATGTCCTGCAGTCATATCTGGTTGGAAGTCATTTCCAAGCACCTTTGCTAAAATCACCGAGTGCAGAAAAATGGCAGGTTGAGTTACTTTCGTTTGTTTCAACTCTTCATCTGTCCCACTGAACATGATGTCAGTAATTCTGAAACCAAGTATCTCATTGGCTTTTTCAAACATGTCTTTTGCTAACTCAGAAGAATCATATAGATCCTTTCCCATTCCTATAAACTGTGCTCCCTGTCCGGGGAAAACGTATGCTTTCATAATCTTAATCTCTTAATTTTGATAATAACCTAAGAATTTCTAAATATAACCATACTAACGTAATGATCAGTCCAAAAGCGCCATACCATTCCATGTGCTTGGGGAGACCTTTGCTTGCTCCCTTTTCAATGAAGTCAAAGTCTAGCAGGAGGTTCAATGCGGCAATAACAGTAACAACCAGACTAAAACCTATCCCCAGAGGGCCATTACTATGCAACAACGGAATAGTCACCCCAAACATTCCAAGTATCAGGGCGATGAAGTAGAAAATTGCAATTCCAGCAGTAGCCATGATCAACACCGATCTGAACTTTTGGGTAACTTTTATGATTCGGGCTTGGTACAGGAATAACATTCCAGCCAAAACTGCTCCTGTAAGCACTACGGCTTGTAGAATGATTCCAGGAAATAGAAAACTATAAAAGGCAGAAAGCCCACCAACAACAGCTCCTTCCACAACGCAATAGGCGCCTCCAATATACATAACATACTGGGGTTTGAAGTAGGCAAAAAAAGCGAGTCCTATTGCTATGAAGATGCCAGCATACATTGCTCCCAGAGGAAATTGACCACTCAGCATGAGCGAGTATCCTCCAAATGCCGATGCCATTAGAATCGCTAAGAAGATAAGTGTTTTGTTAATAGCCCCAGAAACGGTCATGTTTCCTTCACTAACCATTATGTAATCCTTGTCAAGTACTTTATCGCCTAATACAGGATTTGAACTCTTGAATAAACTCATATTTATAAATATTACTGTGGTGCCAAATTAATGATTCGAAACTGATTATGAACTCACAAATGGATTTCTTTTTACGTTTAAGTGAGCGTTATAGTAGTTAATCTCTGCTTCCGAGTAGTTGTAGAACCCAATAAACAAGTGAAGCTAAGGCACTTAATGCAGCAACAATGTATGTCATAGCAGCCCATTTCAATGCATCTTTAGACATGACCAACTCTTCTTGCGTAACTATTCCGTTTCTCTCAATCCATGCCAGTGCTCTTTTAGAAGCATCAAATTCCACTGGTAGTGTTACTGCGCTAAATAGGAATAGTATTCCATTGGTAGCAATCATAATCCATATAATAGCCTCCACTGGTACAGCTTGATAAAGAGCATAACCTCCAAACAAGGCAATCATGATTACAATGTTCATGATCATGCCACTTGCATTTTGAAGAGGAACCAACTTAGACCTCAGTTTTAACGGGCCGTAACTAGTAGCGTGTTGTACAGCATGTCCACATTCATGCGCAGCAATTGCAGCGGCTGCAGCGTTCGCTCCGTTGTAAACCCCTTGACTCAAGTTGACCGTTTTATTGAGCGGGTTATAATGGTCGGTGAGGGTTCCATTCACAGAAGTTACTTTCACATCATAGATGCCATTATCGTACAGCATTTGCTCCGCTATTTCTCTTCCTGTCATTCCATTTTGTAGTCTGACCTTAGCGTATTTGTGGAACTTTGACTTTAGTCTGGCACTAATTGCCATACCCAAGAACATGAAAGGCAATGCAATGAGCATTGGCCAAATATTTAATGTCATAAAATCCATACGTGATGCTTTTCCTGATCATTTTCAAAAATCTGACCAAGTGAAAAAGCTGGACAATTTGTCATTTACTCTCCCCGATATGTGACAAAATTGTTCTCTGATTCGTAAAGCTTCAACTCATGCAGTTCTGCACCTATTTCCTTAATCAGAGGGGCTAAAATCTTCCAGATT
This genomic interval carries:
- a CDS encoding zinc metallopeptidase encodes the protein MTLNIWPMLIALPFMFLGMAISARLKSKFHKYAKVRLQNGMTGREIAEQMLYDNGIYDVKVTSVNGTLTDHYNPLNKTVNLSQGVYNGANAAAAAIAAHECGHAVQHATSYGPLKLRSKLVPLQNASGMIMNIVIMIALFGGYALYQAVPVEAIIWIMIATNGILFLFSAVTLPVEFDASKRALAWIERNGIVTQEELVMSKDALKWAAMTYIVAALSALASLVYWVLQLLGSRD
- a CDS encoding Bax inhibitor-1/YccA family protein produces the protein MSLFKSSNPVLGDKVLDKDYIMVSEGNMTVSGAINKTLIFLAILMASAFGGYSLMLSGQFPLGAMYAGIFIAIGLAFFAYFKPQYVMYIGGAYCVVEGAVVGGLSAFYSFLFPGIILQAVVLTGAVLAGMLFLYQARIIKVTQKFRSVLIMATAGIAIFYFIALILGMFGVTIPLLHSNGPLGIGFSLVVTVIAALNLLLDFDFIEKGASKGLPKHMEWYGAFGLIITLVWLYLEILRLLSKLRD
- the fabD gene encoding ACP S-malonyltransferase; protein product: MKAYVFPGQGAQFIGMGKDLYDSSELAKDMFEKANEILGFRITDIMFSGTDEELKQTKVTQPAIFLHSVILAKVLGNDFQPDMTAGHSLGEFSALVAAGAMNFEDGLRLVSARALAMQKACEAEPSTMAAILGLEDSVVEETCEAIDGVVVAANYNCPGQLVISGAVDAINEACEKLKEAGAKRALVLPVGGAFHSPLMEPARTSLAAAIEKTDISTPKCPVYQNVTAKGVTDPTAIKENLIAQLTAPVRWTQTMQNMIADGCEEVIEVGPGKVLQGLFKKVDRKFPTSSATLETA